The sequence ATGCTTGCACAGCCCATCGTCGAATATTTCTATCATGCAAAATATAACCGGATTCAATagcttttttcatatttgttatCACGAACTCGGAAATTTGAGCTAATCTTTCTTTTTTAGTTCCACTTGTTTCAATTTTATGAGCCCATCTTCGTAATTGCCGTTCAGAAGACACAAGTCTAAAATTATGTTGAACGGTAGCAAGTTTACGTCTTTTTTTCCCCTCTGTCCAAAACGCAACTGCTTTCCGTTTGTAATCAACATCAACATCTTCATCACGCTGTGAACAAACTCCAATATGTGTCTCCCCAGACCAATTTTCGTCTGCATCATCATGTTCTTCAACAGACTCAACCTCACATTCTTTAAATTGATCCAAAAAGTCCAATGACGATTCTTCAGAAACTTCAATTTCATTAAATGCAAATATGTTATCgagcaacattttttaaatggCTTCTTTCAATTGTACTTCCTCTCTTGTTAAAGGAATATCCATTAGGTACATCGTTTGAAATGTTGCTAATAGCAAATTATGTAATCACGTTCATCGGATTGATAATCATTTTTAACCGAATTCGAAAAGGAgtaggttactcaattcgatcagtatatatgtttttttgttttgttttttttctgtgtgtgttcaccgattactccgagatgaatggaccaatcggaacgaaatcTTTACATCTTGTaaggtatgtcttccgattacaaaaaaattgttcattttttcattgttattgtaaaatacaggaagtttttaatctcaagattggacgatttcaatgaccttttaatatgctgtcgggggcatgattctgaacaactatttcattatgcataattaacggaaagttttagtttccgagatattcgtgaaaaagtattgttactactacattgaattctacgtatgcctacgtgtctctaccggtgtatgagtcagcatgcagtcgccgattctctactgtttcatGTAAGTATACATATGTAACTGTGAAACACCGAAATTTGTGAATGACAACATTTTCCAGCGAATGTCGATACATACCAAATACGTCGACGAAAGACCGAATATTTCtcaatattattatacattcgGACCTTCGCCGGCAGGTGTCGACAAATATAGTTGAGCTCTGGTGAATGTCGGACGACACGTCTGAACAGGATTATCCCGTCGCACAGTGGTCCAGGAACCCACTTTTCGTGGCCAAAattaaaaacgtctctaaatcgACGTTTgaccaaatataataaattgtataattaatagaACTAAAATCCAACTAAGCAAGtgcaaaaatataattgtttttaattttttttattctaattcagTATTATCTAAATATCTGAATATACGTAAAGTTGATTCGTCCTGTTCTTGATCTGAATCCTCTTCGCTAGTTATATCTTGTGATAAATTAGATCAAATgcttataacaaattaaaattatgttctaacaaatttaattacatagaatattaagaataattataataaatggaAACTACATGCTACACTATATTACACTTtgatatataaacaaaaaagtaaaaataaaaaatacgtttaatatgcataactataataaaattatactaaatttacattttttattactgATGTTTTCCCTAGCACGTTGACTAAAAGACGACTACGGCGATGAAGCTGAAATACGTCTCCAAATGATTATTATCTcgtgtttataaaaattaatactaaCAAGAGATAAGAGTCTGGCAAAGAAAACGTTTCGTATTACTATAGACAGAAGTCACTTCAGCCCGAGCGATACGTATGCTGCCGCGGTGGCCGCAACGTTAAGCCGGGTATCCAccggtatcaaacgcccgtatcgtatcaccgttccgaacccttttgaataggcaggcgttgcctcgttgcatgcaacGGCGTGCTGCGGCTCGGAcaacatttcttcgtttcttgatatgTAGAAACGGttaggcaataggactgggccactacaggcgagaagttccaaaggaacggaggcaacggacccatccgaaaaatttgtcgattctttgccgttccatcgaaggaaaagttcatgcgtttgcacttgacatagcgtttcgtgccatcacttgggtttcaatttatttgaaatcttgtagtattattggattcatttcaaaatcgatgaaattatttatgaacttaatctaatttgtCCGGGCCGTAGCACGTCgcggcatgcaacgaggcaacgcctgcctattcaaaagggttcggaacggtgatacgatacgggcgtttgataccggTGGATACCCGGCTTTAGAATATCTAGAgcgttcatttattaaaattcgtaTAAATTTAAAAGTTGAGGAATGTTGAACCtaaaatttatatacatttaaagAAAGGTTTAAGCTTTCTTTTAAAACAAATCTGGTAGCTAGCACTTTTAAGCATTTTTTTAAAACCATCCGCAAAGTTTCAATTGTTGTAAACATTGCATTATTAATACATAAGTTAAAGAACACTTCCGACGCAATTGAATAATCAAAATAGAACTACTAATATACATAAAGTTGTTCTCAAAAACTATTATTTGATGATGTATAATGAATACTTACAAAaattagtttcacttcgaatttCGGAATTTTGACTTCAGCATGTTGTACACAATCGTCcaaaataaacattattttgGATTTCATAGTTTTAAAGTGTTCTTACTTTGTAGGtaaaaaatttttgcaaaacattaaacttgaaaaattgaattttggccACGAAAAACCGGTTCCTGGACTACTGCGTCGTCTAGCGCAACACGAGGTGTGTTATGTTGTTGATGTTCGTCAGTTTCATTAACCTACCCTAACCTtctcttattattattttttataataaatcatgatatacaaatttttattttgtttgaatTAAAATCGACATTCGCATACTGATTGTCGACATTCATCGGTGTAAgtgagaaataatgatatttggCAAATATTTCGGACATACATAAATCGACTTGGTGAATGTTGATATTTACTGGAGGACGGTAACATATACCCTGCAAGGTATGtatcgattgcgatgaaaccttttacatctaataggagatatttctgcgatatctcacttgcaaaaatttatgcaatttgttattgttaataactattgttataacaaaAACCCTATTCTTTGGCGTTACTTTGCacggaatgtaccgatcgcgatgaaacctttcgcatctaataagagatacatatttccgcgatgatcccacttgcaaaaatgtatggaacttactatcgttaaaaactatcgttattgcaattaaccaataagaacggtaaaccaccttacggcatcctacaaatactgctcgttccactaaaaagtgtaaaataaaataatttttaacaaaaaatacaaccgacttcgaaatgcactaaaaagtatgaaataatttctatttcatttatacaaatacccaacagctattaataaaacctatttactcgttaaatagtatactaaatacatttcaaccttttcggaggcggcgcaaaattaaaaatacccgaatatacgatactcccaataacgatttgataggttgccgacgcctgaactaggatcttcttagtagaagaaaagtttttaatttgacTAAAGAACTAACCAACTGTCGGGGTATAAGTAGCAAAGCTTCGCAAAATATAACGCATGACTTGATAAACTGCTATTGTTAAGCGTACAAAAATATCAAGTGACTCGAGAACGTGAGTGGCAAAACTTCTGAAGAAAGTGCAAAGTGCATGAATGATGGTTTGAAGAACTACGCTCCGCAAAACAATTAAGGGATCACCTCTACGAACCCGAAAAATAGGACGAGATTCAGATGATTATAATTTTGAGAAAAATGGTCGAATCGATACCACGGAATGATCATTTGAAGCTGTGAAATCTCTATTTTCAGATCCTCCTTTAAGATTTTAACtatgttgaattttataaaagttatagTGATGTAAGTGGCACTTcgaaactttttaaaatttttgttcaaCTTTGTAACGTTGCATGGCACTAACAAAATGTTTTAGCAAGTTGCATTTGTACCAGTCGAAAGCGACTACCTTCCTGTGTAAAATCAGTATTTGTTGGTTGTTGTACGATTTTTTTTGGCTAAGTTGtttaattttgaagtaaaaGTCGTCCTTTTGACTTTAACCGCTCCTAGAAAGCGATCAAATCATCGTAGATCATTCGGTAAAGAAGCAGTAGAAAGAGCACATTTTTCTCTTTAAGATGAGTCTCttgctttttcattttgatgaaCATTTTGATGTACCAGGTCTTTTTAGCGACATGCTTCAAAATCGCACAATTACCATTTTATCTTTAACTCGCTGAATCTCGGCAAAGATAGTCGTAGTATCATGGTCTTCAGATCATTTTAAAGCAGAGAATTTGCCGATTCGATTGAGCCCCAAGCGAATGCAGTGTGATAATCTTTTAccttgttatttatttttaaaataacgttataagcaaattattttttataaaatttatgacCAGCTGTTATATGTTCATAAAAAACCATCAAACTTTTCCTTCGAAAGTTTTCTTctatctatgatagttttcgagatagcctATTGTAACCGAAACTTTAAGGGGTCGTTTCACCCCCTAAATATGGAAAcgggtaaaaataaaaaaatacgtgtacCTTATTTTTCGGGCCTTtaaaacatatccaaaaatcaaaacaatcggAGGCGGACACCTAAAAACCCTTccattgtgtattcttatgtaattaataatttaaaaaaaagatgattttatgaaaaaaaaaattggatgagaaaaaagtttccagcggttccgtACCGAGAACGTTAAAAAAGTGTCTAATACTTTGAAAGATAAGAtgtgtaattttcaattatttacaataactttgctctctccattcagatcttGCTCCATCCAGTGCAAAAGGTTAGAAATCACATAATATTTTAAGTGtttaaaggaaatgtaaaaattgaaagtatttcccatgttatcgcacgaaatatgtcgaaaatatcggtttttgatttttttaaacacgACGTATCAgactgaaaaatctgaaaaaaattgaggacatcatgctaatatctaactactgtaaaagtaaaaatctagtgttcTATCCGAAATCTTGATTTCTCGATTTTTCACGTCTAGCATTAGTaaccaaaaaatctgaaaaaattcacacttGGACGCGTACAATGGCTAATATGGCAAAAACCAATTTTTCTACCCTCTTACCCTCTCGCCCTTTACCCTTTACACTGTAACTACCCTCtcggttgagatacagggttgaaacttgatggttctacacctctggatcggtgcaAATCTGTAAAAGAAAGTGACCGCAAAATTAACCTTGATctctaatttcaaggtcaaatttttttatcaacttatcgtatagtgctcgtCGAGGAGATAAAAAATCTggaaggaaccatgtgccggaaatcaaccgtTCCCCTAGAACAGGCCTCTCCAAGTAGGGGAaattactcctggaacacatgtttttggtccccttccaacgctggcTCCTTTAAGTAaggtgggacggttccgactaccgtctctccgtctttcctaccgtctttggtagtcggatccgtcccatcttacttgaaggagctccaaaaaatctgaaaaaaattgaggatgatagtatcaataatatacacttataaaaaaaatatgatcgtaggacctcatctccttcaatacaaaatcgccatttttcaggattttttgacgtttttgatttttcacggcttcagttttcaatttaaaaatctgaaaaaattctgtaatatgtagctcgcaaacagaaatgtctctgatttttttcagaattttcgaatgtcattaaataggagaaattggccaaaaacctcgcaattacatttttacccgtaactaccctcccagatgagacacagggttgaaacttggcacagactggtttttcttgatcacctatcgaatggttcatagcaagtcgaatttggtttgggggcacttttgaccatcttatccggctataccctttcaatcacaatgccagcatataggaaagGTAAATTCTAAGGGATCATATTTAAAAACACAAAATAGCTACTGCgctcaaaagaaaataaaaatgaatttaattcaaacaTTCGTAACATGATATAAGTATGATAACAAAtgatataagtaatataatatgtatataagtaACATTAGTAATGCTGATCCGTTAAATCTTTTATGTCGCTCGACCTCCAAacataaagaaagaaggaaagaaataagtaagaaagaaggaaataggaaagaaagaaagtaagaACGAGGAGAAGATTAacggaaagaaaggaaaaaggaaacaagCAGACAGCAAGAAAAAGTGgaagaacgagaaaataaaatgcttagtGGGGAAGCTGGGGTGACCTGTTACTAAATAGAGCCGATGTTTCAACCTTTTATTCGACTACAAAATATACGCACGTTATAAATAGCGAGTAATTCGATTTTTCGTTCCTCGATTAACAATCTTTGGATCTATATTCTAAATACAAAACTTCTGCGAACAAAATTCATTTATGTTGTCTTTTGCAAATTGCAACCATAATCAATATAATGTAAGCGTATAACTGCGACATTACTGGGTTCGGGAATATTCTCGAAGTTCCCTTGTCTCCCCACCACTaagcatatatgtatatacatatctatacatatatgcgACGCGTCTGAAGCAGATAAGAGAGAGATTCCGAGACAACGACATATTGTAACGG comes from Osmia lignaria lignaria isolate PbOS001 chromosome 8, iyOsmLign1, whole genome shotgun sequence and encodes:
- the LOC117609735 gene encoding uncharacterized protein LOC117609735, which codes for MLLDNIFAFNEIEVSEESSLDFLDQFKECEVESVEEHDDADENWSGETHIGVCSQRDEDVDVDYKRKAVAFWTEGKKRRKLATVQHNFRLVSSERQLRRWAHKIETSGTKKERLAQISEFVITNMKKAIESGYILHDRNIRRWAVQAYKEQGNRRR